Proteins encoded by one window of Venturia canescens isolate UGA chromosome 2, ASM1945775v1, whole genome shotgun sequence:
- the LOC122406517 gene encoding meiosis-specific nuclear structural protein 1-like isoform X2: MLRTIEVPKRWQSRVHCRSSQLRTRRCASGEQLTDRCEVMKECEEFHKEGRKDDGKGGADEEAKAEERRNVRQKRQHELANRVEKEDWINRFFIERQEAEQEEVFIRIQEARELEPLQAQQEQKLGRELKRRKDEEISATKRRQQIRNETPELKQLGDQLKKEYEGAAARAHLLERQVHRANLKSKEIQNDRAIQGWYRNDTFEKQKVMESRLRSEQYRRDLQEQLVSNRRLRCQQKIEERRLERKLVEDTLTLGKNRENERTKRERMLHLLAEQNDFLEAQKTRKLREKAALLEEEEKHKRILADKMIRENQKEQSKSIKVAEKEAILMKMTEKMLSQESGKREWEETLNELRDLEEKNYLEMLQREKSEEKRRKAREILEDLKRQMMLKKESRAMEEKIDRKFAKYLEREREKFLMEERQKEEKRRAEGMEYLRSLRCIEIFVQNQGTQTENEKKESERKTEGESPSEFIEKERSRMLQEHAIRMQALVPPCCPDKSDD; encoded by the exons ATCGTTGCGAGGTTATGAAGGAGTGCGAGGAATTTCATaaagaaggaaggaaggatgACGGAAAGGGAGGAGCAGATGAAGAGGCGAAGGCTGAGGAGCGGAGGAATGTTAGGCAGAAGCGACAGCACGAGTTAGCAAACAGAGTAGAGAAAGAAGATTGGATCAACCGTTTTTTCATTGAGAGGCAGGAAGCCGAACAAGAGGAAGTCTTTATTCGCATCCAGgaagctcgagagctcgagcCCCTGCAGGCACAACAGGAACAAAAGTTGGGACGAGAATTAAAGCGCAGAAAAG ATGAGGAGATAAGCGCAACAAAACGTAGACAGCAGATCAGAAATGAGACGCCGGAGCTGAAGCAATTGGGGGATCAGCTGAAGAAGGAATATGAGGGGGCAGCTGCAAGGGCACATCTTCTCGAGAGACAAGTGCACCGAGCCAACTTAAAAAGCAAGGAAATTCAAAACGATCGTGCCATCCAAGGTTGGTACAGG AACGACACGTTCGAGAAGCAAAAAGTAATGGAGAGTCGCCTGAGAAGCGAACAGTATCGACGGGATCTTCAGGAGCAACTCGTGTCGAATCGTCGTCTGCGTTGTCAGCAAAAGATCGAGGAGAGAAGGCTTGAGCGGAAGTTGGTTGAAGACACTTTGACACTGGGCAAGAACCGTGAGAATGAACGGacgaaacgagagagaatGCTGCACTTGCTCGCCGAGCagaacgattttcttgaagcTCAGAAAACCAGGAAACTGAGGGAGAAAGCAGCGCTGTTGGAAGAGGAGGAAAAGCATAAACGCATATTGGCAGATAAAATGATTCGAGAAAATCAAAAAGAGCAATCGAAA TCCATCAAGGTCGCTGAAAAAGAAGCGATTCTGATGAAAATGACGGAAAAGATGCTGAGTCAGGAAAGTGGAAAAAGGGAATGGGAGGAGACGCTGAACGAGCTGAGGGACCTAGAAGAGAAAAACTATTTGGAAATGCTTcagagagaaaagagtgagGAAAAGAGGCGAAAAGCCAGAGAAATTTTGGAGGACCTGAAGCGTCAAATGATGTTGAAGAAGGAGAGCAGAGCAATGGAAGAGAAGATTGATCGAAAGTTTGCGAAATACTTGGAGAGAGagcgtgaaaaatttttaatggaGGAAAGACAAAAGGAGGAAAAGCGTCGGGCTGAAG GAATGGAGTACCTCAGAAGTCTGCGATGCATCGAGATCTTTGTCCAGAACCAAGGCACCCaaacggaaaatgaaaaaaaggaaagtgaAAGGAAAACCGAGGGGGAGAGCCCATCAGAATTCATAGAGAAAGAACGCTCTCGGATGCTGCAGGAGCACGCCATTAGGATGCAAGCACTTGTCCCGCCCTGTTGTCCAGATAAAAGCGATGACTGA
- the LOC122406517 gene encoding meiosis-specific nuclear structural protein 1-like isoform X1, with protein sequence MLRTIEVPKRWQSRVHCRSSQLRTRRCASGEQLTDRCEVMKECEEFHKEGRKDDGKGGADEEAKAEERRNVRQKRQHELANRVEKEDWINRFFIERQEAEQEEVFIRIQEARELEPLQAQQEQKLGRELKRRKDEEISATKRRQQIRNETPELKQLGDQLKKEYEGAAARAHLLERQVHRANLKSKEIQNDRAIQGWYRNDTFEKQKVMESRLRSEQYRRDLQEQLVSNRRLRCQQKIEERRLERKLVEDTLTLGKNRENERTKRERMLHLLAEQNDFLEAQKTRKLREKAALLEEEEKHKRILADKMIRENQKEQSKRTKLAFKCEQLKIISLLSFCFLEKSIKVAEKEAILMKMTEKMLSQESGKREWEETLNELRDLEEKNYLEMLQREKSEEKRRKAREILEDLKRQMMLKKESRAMEEKIDRKFAKYLEREREKFLMEERQKEEKRRAEGMEYLRSLRCIEIFVQNQGTQTENEKKESERKTEGESPSEFIEKERSRMLQEHAIRMQALVPPCCPDKSDD encoded by the exons ATCGTTGCGAGGTTATGAAGGAGTGCGAGGAATTTCATaaagaaggaaggaaggatgACGGAAAGGGAGGAGCAGATGAAGAGGCGAAGGCTGAGGAGCGGAGGAATGTTAGGCAGAAGCGACAGCACGAGTTAGCAAACAGAGTAGAGAAAGAAGATTGGATCAACCGTTTTTTCATTGAGAGGCAGGAAGCCGAACAAGAGGAAGTCTTTATTCGCATCCAGgaagctcgagagctcgagcCCCTGCAGGCACAACAGGAACAAAAGTTGGGACGAGAATTAAAGCGCAGAAAAG ATGAGGAGATAAGCGCAACAAAACGTAGACAGCAGATCAGAAATGAGACGCCGGAGCTGAAGCAATTGGGGGATCAGCTGAAGAAGGAATATGAGGGGGCAGCTGCAAGGGCACATCTTCTCGAGAGACAAGTGCACCGAGCCAACTTAAAAAGCAAGGAAATTCAAAACGATCGTGCCATCCAAGGTTGGTACAGG AACGACACGTTCGAGAAGCAAAAAGTAATGGAGAGTCGCCTGAGAAGCGAACAGTATCGACGGGATCTTCAGGAGCAACTCGTGTCGAATCGTCGTCTGCGTTGTCAGCAAAAGATCGAGGAGAGAAGGCTTGAGCGGAAGTTGGTTGAAGACACTTTGACACTGGGCAAGAACCGTGAGAATGAACGGacgaaacgagagagaatGCTGCACTTGCTCGCCGAGCagaacgattttcttgaagcTCAGAAAACCAGGAAACTGAGGGAGAAAGCAGCGCTGTTGGAAGAGGAGGAAAAGCATAAACGCATATTGGCAGATAAAATGATTCGAGAAAATCAAAAAGAGCAATCGAAA AGAACTAAATTGGCATTCAAGTGCGAACAGTTAAAAATTATAAGTTTAttatctttttgttttttggaaAAGTCCATCAAGGTCGCTGAAAAAGAAGCGATTCTGATGAAAATGACGGAAAAGATGCTGAGTCAGGAAAGTGGAAAAAGGGAATGGGAGGAGACGCTGAACGAGCTGAGGGACCTAGAAGAGAAAAACTATTTGGAAATGCTTcagagagaaaagagtgagGAAAAGAGGCGAAAAGCCAGAGAAATTTTGGAGGACCTGAAGCGTCAAATGATGTTGAAGAAGGAGAGCAGAGCAATGGAAGAGAAGATTGATCGAAAGTTTGCGAAATACTTGGAGAGAGagcgtgaaaaatttttaatggaGGAAAGACAAAAGGAGGAAAAGCGTCGGGCTGAAG GAATGGAGTACCTCAGAAGTCTGCGATGCATCGAGATCTTTGTCCAGAACCAAGGCACCCaaacggaaaatgaaaaaaaggaaagtgaAAGGAAAACCGAGGGGGAGAGCCCATCAGAATTCATAGAGAAAGAACGCTCTCGGATGCTGCAGGAGCACGCCATTAGGATGCAAGCACTTGTCCCGCCCTGTTGTCCAGATAAAAGCGATGACTGA